Proteins from one Canis lupus familiaris isolate Mischka breed German Shepherd chromosome 26, alternate assembly UU_Cfam_GSD_1.0, whole genome shotgun sequence genomic window:
- the LIPN gene encoding lipase member N isoform X2 — translation MWLFLTTTCCLICGTLNAGGFFDLENEANPEVWMNISEIITYNGYPSEEYEVTTQDGYILSINRIPHGQAEAGSADAGYDVWMGNSRGNTWSRRHRTLSATEEKFWAFSFDEMARYDLPGIIDFIVNKTGQQRLYFIGHSLGTTIGFVAFSSMPELARRIRMNFALGPVVSFKYPTGIFTSFFLLPNSVIKRFFGTKGFFLNTGKVPSIRICNNKILWVICSEFMSLWAGSNKKNMNTSRMDVYMSHAPTGSSIQNILHIKQLYGSDEFRAYDWGSEAENMHHYNQSRPPLYDLSAMKVPTAIWAGGNDVLVTLQDVARTIPQIRNLRYFDLLPDWNHFDFIWGLDAPRRVYSKIIELMQSDS, via the exons ATGTGGCTGTTTTTAACGACGACCTGTTGTTTGATCTGCGGAACTCTGAATGCTGGCGGCTTCTTCGATCTGGAAAACGAAGCGAATCCTGAAGTGTGGATGAATATT AGCGAGATCATCACCTACAACGGCTACCCCAGCGAGGAGTATGAGGTCACCACGCAGGACGGGTACATCCTCAGCATCAACAGGATCCCGCACGgccaggcggaggccgggagcGCAG ACGCGGGTTACGACGTCTGGATGGGAAACAGTCGGGGGAACACTTGGTCGAGGAGACACAGAACGCTCTCAGCGACCGAGGAAAAATTCTGGGCCTTCAG TTTCGACGAGATGGCCAGATACGACCTCCCAGGAATAATAGACTTCATCGTAAACAAAACGGGGCAGCAGAGGCTGTACTTCATCGGACACTCCCTGGGCACCACCATAG GGTTTGTGGCCTTTTCCAGCATGCCTGAGCTGGCACGGAGGATCAGAATGAATTTTGCCCTGGGTCCCGTGGTCTCATTCAAATACCCCACGGGCATCTTTACCAGTTTTTTTCTACTTCCGAATTCCGTAATCAAG AGATTTTTCGGTACCAAAGGTTTCTTTCTAAACACGGGGAAGGTACCTTCCATCAGAATCTGCAACAATAAAATATTGTGGGTGATTTGTAGTGAATTTATGTCCTTATGGGCCGGATCCAACAAGAAGAACATGAATACG AGCCGAATGGACGTGTACATGTCCCACGCGCCCACCGGATCGTCAATACAGAACATACTGCATATAAAACAG CTTTATGGATCTGATGAATTCAGAGCTTATGACTGGGGAAGTGAAGCTGAGAACATGCATCACTACAATCAG AGCCGTCCCCCGCTCTACGACCTGAGTGCCATGAAGGTGCCTACTGCCATATGGGCCGGTGGCAATGACGTCCTTGTGACCCTCCAGGATGTGGCCAGGACAATCCCCCAAATCAGGAACCTCCGGTACTTCGACCTCTTGCCCGACTGGAACCACTTCGACTTCATCTGGGGCCTGGACGCGCCGCGGCGAGTCTACAGTAAGATCATAGAGCTGATGCAGTCGGACTCCTGA
- the LIPN gene encoding lipase member N isoform X1, which produces MWLFLTTTCCLICGTLNAGGFFDLENEANPEVWMNISEIITYNGYPSEEYEVTTQDGYILSINRIPHGQAEAGSAGPRPVVYLQHALFADNASWLENYANGSLGFLLADAGYDVWMGNSRGNTWSRRHRTLSATEEKFWAFSFDEMARYDLPGIIDFIVNKTGQQRLYFIGHSLGTTIGFVAFSSMPELARRIRMNFALGPVVSFKYPTGIFTSFFLLPNSVIKRFFGTKGFFLNTGKVPSIRICNNKILWVICSEFMSLWAGSNKKNMNTSRMDVYMSHAPTGSSIQNILHIKQLYGSDEFRAYDWGSEAENMHHYNQSRPPLYDLSAMKVPTAIWAGGNDVLVTLQDVARTIPQIRNLRYFDLLPDWNHFDFIWGLDAPRRVYSKIIELMQSDS; this is translated from the exons ATGTGGCTGTTTTTAACGACGACCTGTTGTTTGATCTGCGGAACTCTGAATGCTGGCGGCTTCTTCGATCTGGAAAACGAAGCGAATCCTGAAGTGTGGATGAATATT AGCGAGATCATCACCTACAACGGCTACCCCAGCGAGGAGTATGAGGTCACCACGCAGGACGGGTACATCCTCAGCATCAACAGGATCCCGCACGgccaggcggaggccgggagcGCAG GTCCCCGGCCCGTTGTCTACCTGCAGCACGCCTTGTTTGCCGACAACGCCTCCTGGCTTGAGAATTACGCCAACGGCAGCCTTGGGTTCCTTCTCGCAGACGCGGGTTACGACGTCTGGATGGGAAACAGTCGGGGGAACACTTGGTCGAGGAGACACAGAACGCTCTCAGCGACCGAGGAAAAATTCTGGGCCTTCAG TTTCGACGAGATGGCCAGATACGACCTCCCAGGAATAATAGACTTCATCGTAAACAAAACGGGGCAGCAGAGGCTGTACTTCATCGGACACTCCCTGGGCACCACCATAG GGTTTGTGGCCTTTTCCAGCATGCCTGAGCTGGCACGGAGGATCAGAATGAATTTTGCCCTGGGTCCCGTGGTCTCATTCAAATACCCCACGGGCATCTTTACCAGTTTTTTTCTACTTCCGAATTCCGTAATCAAG AGATTTTTCGGTACCAAAGGTTTCTTTCTAAACACGGGGAAGGTACCTTCCATCAGAATCTGCAACAATAAAATATTGTGGGTGATTTGTAGTGAATTTATGTCCTTATGGGCCGGATCCAACAAGAAGAACATGAATACG AGCCGAATGGACGTGTACATGTCCCACGCGCCCACCGGATCGTCAATACAGAACATACTGCATATAAAACAG CTTTATGGATCTGATGAATTCAGAGCTTATGACTGGGGAAGTGAAGCTGAGAACATGCATCACTACAATCAG AGCCGTCCCCCGCTCTACGACCTGAGTGCCATGAAGGTGCCTACTGCCATATGGGCCGGTGGCAATGACGTCCTTGTGACCCTCCAGGATGTGGCCAGGACAATCCCCCAAATCAGGAACCTCCGGTACTTCGACCTCTTGCCCGACTGGAACCACTTCGACTTCATCTGGGGCCTGGACGCGCCGCGGCGAGTCTACAGTAAGATCATAGAGCTGATGCAGTCGGACTCCTGA